Proteins from a genomic interval of Lactococcus protaetiae:
- a CDS encoding SseB family protein translates to MNEELEPKLRAAIANKRLIDELDFMVELKKTPVFALKEKLCLNIRENKVLPVFTSKKSAALFQANFEQKVDFDLCMIDNLLQNTNDADTIGFNVRPLHVENRGNQQYWSLDSFRNMQEKYEKLLAEFALNARVGKLERRYFVPAFVDNNNALAGSERRFAALTAPDERSYIPLFDNFESLLTWYSEPYFQHILNDNSGEILVMTIDDLMNPKTGRNEFSFAAGVTINPLDYDISEFEKTLVSWAQLRGEV, encoded by the coding sequence ATGAATGAAGAATTAGAACCAAAATTACGTGCAGCAATTGCTAATAAGCGCTTAATTGATGAATTGGACTTCATGGTAGAACTTAAAAAGACGCCTGTTTTTGCTTTGAAAGAAAAGTTGTGTTTAAACATTCGGGAAAATAAAGTCTTGCCTGTTTTTACGTCAAAGAAATCGGCAGCACTTTTTCAGGCAAATTTTGAGCAAAAAGTGGATTTTGATTTATGCATGATTGACAATCTGCTACAAAACACTAATGATGCAGACACGATTGGTTTCAATGTTCGCCCTTTACATGTGGAAAATCGAGGGAATCAGCAGTATTGGAGCCTAGATTCATTTCGTAATATGCAGGAAAAATACGAAAAGCTTCTGGCAGAGTTTGCTTTGAATGCAAGGGTTGGCAAGCTTGAGAGAAGATATTTTGTTCCCGCTTTTGTGGATAACAACAATGCTTTAGCAGGCTCGGAGCGACGATTTGCTGCCCTGACTGCACCAGATGAGCGTTCGTATATTCCTTTGTTTGATAATTTTGAATCGTTGTTGACGTGGTATTCAGAACCTTATTTTCAGCATATTTTGAATGATAATTCGGGCGAAATCTTGGTGATGACAATTGATGATTTGATGAATCCAAAGACAGGTCGAAATGAATTTTCGTTTGCGGCAGGAGTGACGATTAATCCTTTAGATTATGATATTTCTGAGTTTGAAAAAACATTGGTGAGTTGGGCACAATTGCGTGGTGAAGTGTGA
- a CDS encoding TMEM175 family protein: MNKKRKVAVYEGHMVSSLKSFTDAVMSIIATIMVLEIPLPMVLRGGHYDFSKTISSLIIFFVSFLVVVSFYFQFTKFFSKVHKLSGWQIFAYTIFLMLVSLFPLMTQVDNSSHPGYFMIIYILYIVGISRLASWIIGCAYRLNGIKRIQMVKRIQMMKRVPWDLMIMTALSIGLSFTGIRQASGYVMLYLPVRSLISSIVYDENEEK, encoded by the coding sequence ATGAATAAAAAACGAAAAGTTGCAGTTTATGAGGGGCATATGGTTTCCTCACTAAAAAGCTTTACAGACGCTGTGATGTCAATTATTGCGACGATTATGGTACTGGAAATTCCGTTGCCAATGGTACTTCGAGGTGGACATTATGATTTTTCCAAAACGATAAGTTCGCTGATTATTTTTTTCGTGAGTTTTCTTGTCGTTGTGAGTTTTTACTTTCAGTTTACAAAATTTTTTTCTAAGGTTCATAAATTATCAGGCTGGCAAATCTTTGCATATACCATATTTCTCATGCTAGTCAGTCTTTTCCCACTGATGACCCAAGTTGATAATTCCAGTCATCCTGGCTATTTTATGATTATTTATATTCTTTATATCGTCGGAATTTCTCGATTGGCAAGTTGGATTATTGGTTGTGCCTATCGGCTGAATGGCATTAAACGAATTCAGATGGTGAAACGAATCCAGATGATGAAACGAGTACCTTGGGATTTAATGATTATGACTGCTTTGTCAATCGGACTATCTTTCACTGGAATCAGGCAAGCATCAGGATATGTTATGCTATATCTGCCCGTACGCAGCTTAATTTCAAGTATTGTTTATGATGAAAATGAGGAGAAATAA
- the cysE gene encoding serine O-acetyltransferase, giving the protein MAKNKKGFWREAIRVTKENDPAARTALEVLLTYPGVKALAAHRLSHWLWRHNLKLLARMHSQFWRFWTQIEIHPGAEISTGVFIDHGSGLVIGETAIVESNVKLYHGVTLGGTGKDKGKRHPTVRQGALISAHSQLLGPIEIGENAKVGASAVVVTDVPANVTVVGIPAKVVRINGKKDVEKIMTIEERREASYHSSHL; this is encoded by the coding sequence ATGGCAAAAAATAAGAAAGGTTTTTGGCGAGAAGCAATTCGAGTAACGAAAGAAAATGACCCTGCAGCGAGAACGGCTCTGGAGGTTCTTTTGACTTACCCAGGAGTTAAAGCTTTAGCGGCACATCGGCTTTCTCATTGGCTTTGGCGACATAATCTAAAGTTACTTGCTCGGATGCACTCACAATTTTGGCGTTTTTGGACACAGATTGAGATTCATCCGGGAGCAGAGATTTCAACAGGTGTGTTCATTGACCACGGATCAGGCCTTGTGATTGGTGAGACTGCAATCGTTGAGTCTAATGTCAAATTGTATCATGGGGTGACACTTGGCGGGACAGGAAAAGATAAAGGGAAAAGACACCCTACAGTACGTCAAGGTGCACTTATCTCTGCCCATTCGCAGTTATTAGGACCAATTGAAATTGGTGAAAACGCAAAAGTTGGCGCTAGCGCAGTGGTTGTAACCGATGTTCCAGCCAACGTAACAGTCGTTGGTATACCAGCAAAAGTTGTTCGAATTAACGGCAAAAAAGATGTTGAGAAAATCATGACAATTGAAGAAAGACGCGAAGCGAGTTATCATTCGTCGCATTTGTAG